From Spodoptera frugiperda isolate SF20-4 chromosome 27, AGI-APGP_CSIRO_Sfru_2.0, whole genome shotgun sequence, a single genomic window includes:
- the LOC118263746 gene encoding protein ARV1 has translation MTEPEEYKCVNCGEAAAALYRTYGPSVLKLTKCEKCKGIVDKYIEYDPVIVMIDLVLMSKEAQRHTLFNTEFKAFWKLAIVLVMVEAYGVWRSDSLFNIGVNSICGIENNSTNLTIPINISESVPESWKVNCWAWVPVEKGDEDNDLFIWEKDFYMQFTSTLCGILIFIATAHLLMTMATPFSTQNRVPIMRILKAFTLADASILFTLPMLVWGSDTSADTRTFHFVLVYAYSFAVFLNVFSVIYKCPVIITILILILSNITKCITSFHATAILKRIFGY, from the exons ATGACTGAACCAGAGGAATATAAATGTGTGAACTGTGGCGAAGCAGCGGCGGCATTATACAGGACATACGGCCCATCAGTATTGAAGCTTACGAAATGT GAGAAATGCAAGGGTATAGTGGATAAATACATAGAATATGATCCGGTCATAGTGATGATCGATTTAGTATTAATGTCCAAGGAAGCACAAAGGCATACACTCTTCAATACTGAATTTAAG GCATTTTGGAAGCTAGCCATTGTATTAGTGATGGTGGAAGCCTATGGAGTATGGAGGAGTGACAGTTTATTCAATATCGGAGTCAATTCTATTTGTGGCATTGAAAATAATTCTACTAACTT AACTATACCAATAAACATATCAGAATCAGTCCCCGAGTCTTGGAAAGTAAACTGCTGGGCGTGGGTCCCTGTGGAGAAGGGGGATGAGGACAATGACCTCTTTATATGGGAGAAAGATTTCTATATGCAGTTCACATCTACACTATGTG GTATCCTTATATTTATAGCGACAGCACATCTATTAATGACAATGGCAACACCATTCTCAACACAAAATAGAG TGCCTATAATGCGGATATTGAAAGCTTTCACACTAGCTGACGCGAGCATACTGTTCACACTACCGATGTTGGTGTGGGGCTCCGACACCTCTGCTGATACCAGAACATTCCATTTTGTACTAGTTTATGCATACAGCTTCGCTGTCTTTCTAAATGTATTTAGTG TGATATACAAGTGCCCAGTAATTATAACGATATTAATTCTAATCTTAAGTAATATCACAAAATGTATAACAAGTTTCCATGCGACGGCCATCTTGAAAAGAATATTTGGATATTGA